The genomic window tataaaaaggcaCAACTTTATAAGGCACAACTTTACGGTGGATTacttggatggatggatttggTTGATAAAAATGTTGAGTGCCCCTTGAACAGTTTATGTATATTCAACAACAATGCCATAAATGTGCCAGTGTGCTTTATCTGTAGTTACAGGACAAATGTTACAGATCAGTCCagttaaaaagtaaataaagcaaaaatgaatacaaaatatataagcTGAAATTCAAAATATACTATAACatgatatttgatatttttcttCAAAGTTTCGTAACTTCATCTACACGGTTAAGGCGTTTCCAGACATCAACCTGGACACGCGCTTTGCCCAACAAGTCAAAGAGATAGCCAATGCGATTGAAAACAACCAAACAAGGAACGTCGTCTATCTCTCAGAGAAGATGGTGCTGGACTATGGCACCCACGTCATCACTAGTGTCGATGCCGGGGCCACTTTGGTGGAGGAAGACTACATCCGTTCTTCAAATGTGTCGGACAGGGCGTCGGAGAGTTCCTCCGACAAAAGGCAAGCAGGCTTAAACTTTTTTGACAAGATCAAGTTTGACATAAGCAGTCAAAACACCCAACAGAGCTCCTCCCTTCTAGCATATCAGTCCAAGATTCAGTACTCTATTATTCAAAGCCATGGCGGTGGCACGCCTTTCTATCCGGGAATCACCCTGCAGAAGTGGCAGGAAAGTACCAAGAACAACCTGGTTGCGATTGATCGGTCGGGATTCCCCTTACACTACTTCATAAACATCAACACTTTGCCCGATCTGCCACCGCCCACGGTGGACAAAGTGGCTCTCGCGGTGGGTCAGGCCGTGGAGCGATACTACATGGTCAACACGCGGCCCGGATGTGTCGACGTCAAGTCCAAGAACTTTAACTTCCAAGCCAACATTGATGACGCGTCCTGCGAGGGCCCCGCTACAAACCTCAGTTTTGGTGGCGTGTACCAAGAGTGTACCCGTGTCAGCTCAGATGCAGGTCCACTGTGATGCCCTGGCCCAGAAAAACCCAGACACAGGGGACTTCTCCTGTCGTTCGCCTTACTCTGCCACTTTACTGAGATCGGAGGTGAGACAGCAGGGTTACACTTCCTACGACTGCCACGACCAAGTCTATCGATGTGGAATTTTTGGCCTTTCACATTGCCATCGTCAATTGTGTCAGGACAACTACCACGTTCGCTCTGCTCGCATCGTCACCTACTGGTGCTCTGTGAGCGGAGAGGCCCCGGACAAGTTAGGGTATCTGTTCGGAGGCATATACAGCCCctccctcctgaaccccctcacCAATGCGAAAAGCTGTCCCACGAGCTTCATTCCAGTGAAGTTTCTCTCGGATGGCCAAGTGATCTGCGTGGGTAAGGACTATGAAATCGGCAGCAGATACTCAGTGCCATTCGGAGGCCTCTTCAGTTGTCAGTCAAACAACCCATTGGCAAATAATCAAAGCCGCTGCCCTCCAAAGTTCAGCCAGCACCTCGCCGCAGTGAGCGACGGCTGTGAAATCCTTTACTGCGTTCAGTCGGGACTGTTCACAGGTGGGCAGCTGCTTCCGATCCGTCTGCCACCGTTCACGAAGCCTCCACTTGTCAGCATGCACGCCACAAATACAGTCATGGTCATGACTGATGGAGATATGAGCTGGATCAGAGTGGGGCAGACCAAGGCGTGGAAGCTGGCCAAACCACAGGAAATCAAGGAAATGGTTCAGAAGCTTAACCCCGAATTGAGTCACATGTCTGGTGGTGAAAAGGCCGGGGTAGCCTTCGGGGTGATTGGCATGATGGCGCTGGTGGTCATAGTGGCGGTAGTgctggtgaagaggaggaggaggaggctgtctTGGTTCAGGACAGCTCGGAGCTATGAGGAAATACTTGATGAGGTGGAACGTAATGAACAAGATGGGGCTTAAGAATAAAACGCGGATAAGACGCCCTTTGAGGACGGCTGTTTGTGGCGCTCAGTTGGGTTGTAACCCAGCTCGATCTTGACATGTACcacacatgtttatgtttttagtaTTCCACAAAGAAATAGGCGTTTGATTAAAGGCTTTTACAAATTTGGCAAAAAGAGTGCCTCCGACCTGCTTTCACTTTCTAAACTCCACACAGGTTAAAGGCGTGAGGCCAAGAGGCTGATCTGGTGTGACGGAATTCAACTTCCTTGTTCATTCTCAAGGCAGAAATCACTACCATGAATCTCACAGGAGCAGAACATGTTGTTGAAGGGATCCTAGACTTTGCAAtaattattcttattcttttgaaatgtaaatgaaaccAATCAGTAATTCACATCGCCACAACAACTGCTATggatattaataaatacaatagtTCTAACAACACATTTATTGGGGGACATTTTTTCCCTGATATCATGATGTGTACTTAGCATAAGTACACTTTATAGTTTCTGCATTAAAAACTTGATCATACTCTTACAAATGTGACTGCAGTGCCATGGGCCCAAAGTGAACCCATACCGCCCTCATGAGGCCAAGATGCCTAATAAGTAGTATAAAAACTTTTTAAACCCCATTTAAAAACCTGGATGCTTTGTTTGACTCCATTCATAAACCATCTCACAATGttgtatgattttttttttttttttacagataatTGATAATTGAAGATTTTCTATGTTGTGTATTTAACGTTTTGTCTCATGCTGCAAAAAATGAAAggatttataaatgtatatcaaTTAAACTCCTCTACACTGCACTTAACTACTAATTAAAGTGATGTTCAACAATTCAAATGGATCCATGTCTcatgtttatattgtatatatgctTTGTGCGTCTTACACATACCTCATTCAACGGCCACTTAAACAAAACAATCGTCATTGTAACAGATATGAGTGTTATTTCTTTCAATTTCAAGCTTAACAAAGGGAGTTAAATCTTTGAGCTAAATACAAACATGATGAAAGAAATTATATCCACATAGTGGTGCGGTTTTGTAAAACATGGCAAAGTAACAGCTGATGTGAACTCGCACTTTGCAGTTGCATTGATCTGTAAACGTAGCACCAAAGCACACACTCTAAATAAAACAACTCTCAATGAAACCTCTCGCACAGAGAGACAATTATCTTCCCCGACCTGACTGGAAACCACCAACATTCATAAACAGACAACGTCAAGCCAAGGGCAAGGTTATCAGTACACAGACAGGATGGCTCAGacattctgcacacacacacacacacacacacacacacacacacacacacacacacacacacacacacacacacacacacacacacacacacacacacacacacagtcactccaacagacacacacaagtactGTACGCTCACGTGCACAGGGCCGTGCTCAGACAGATGTGCATCTTTTTCTCTTATGACTATAGAAGaatctcactcactcactctcacacacacacacacacgcacacgcacacgcacacagctgtAAAGGATTCATAGAGCTGGGTCACgaacatgaaaacaaacccACTCATGCTAAGGAAatggggagaaagggagagagagagagagagagaaaggaagagggacaaagagacagcCACACAGCCCTGAAGCAGGGGAACACCCACCCTtggtctttttctctttttaatagGGCAAAGGACGGACAAAAGTGTGCACCCAGCGGGCTTTCAGCACAGCGTGCCAGTAAAGCCAAAGCTCTCTCAACCGTGATTTCATTTCCAGCAGGATCAAGAGCCTTCCAGGCCATTTGCATCTCATCTTTTACAGTGAGCTGCGGCCATCGATGGGATTCATAAAAAGAGGGAGGCACGACCAATGTGTTTTTCTCGGCTGTTAAAATCTGGAGCGGATTTCAGCAAGCAGAGAACAACTCCCACAAGAAGACACAATCTGAAGGACAACACAGGCAGTACAGTCCACGGTAAGAGTGCATGTCCACGCTGCGGTGTGCGTCTCTGTTGTGCACGTTTTCTTTGGTGGGGGGTTGACACATCTGTGGCAGGATTACTCCAGTTTATAAAGCAGGGAGGATTAAAATCTCATCTAAATGTACTGTGTCACAGACATAGGCAGAGTAATGGAACCGCCTACAATGGGCTCAGTATCAGACACTCCACTTGTGTTACTGCTAAGAAGTAGACTTAACCGGCTATTTTCTCACTCTCTGTGTGTCGTTCAAATCAGGCAACCATGAAAGCTGGAGGAAACCCACGGAGCAACGTCGTCGGGCTCACACTGACTGTCCTGGTCCTCTTGGAGGTCTGCGGGGTCCGAGGCTGTCGGGTTGGCTCAGGGTCAGAGTGTGAGAAAGCCCCTTTTGTCCCGGGCCACAACCTGGCAGGAGAGGGTTTCGATGTGGTGCGGATGCGTCGCACGGGGGCGTACGTCATCAATGTCAAAGCACATCTGGCGGACAACCACAGCTGTACACTGTGTCCAAACCGCTTCCAAGCAGGACAGGTGAGCGCAATAAAACTCAGCCCCCCTCGGCTCACTCTTTCCATTGTG from Cyclopterus lumpus isolate fCycLum1 chromosome 9, fCycLum1.pri, whole genome shotgun sequence includes these protein-coding regions:
- the mpeg1.1 gene encoding LOW QUALITY PROTEIN: macrophage expressed 1, tandem duplicate 1 (The sequence of the model RefSeq protein was modified relative to this genomic sequence to represent the inferred CDS: inserted 2 bases in 1 codon), whose amino-acid sequence is MKVAVTLLALCLLHVCSSVPISRPTNWLRQCRASSNLSITALEVLPGGGWDNLRNMDAGRVMNISYFQCQTTEDGLYLIPDEVFVIPHKETGIEMNSEIISSWLEQKSLTSHSINAETSFFSVLNGKFSTENKRMKTHQVEDSSTTARVQFRNFIYTVKAFPDINLDTRFAQQVKEIANAIENNQTRNVVYLSEKMVLDYGTHVITSVDAGATLVEEDYIRSSNVSDRASESSSDKRQAGLNFFDKIKFDISSQNTQQSSSLLAYQSKIQYSIIQSHGGGTPFYPGITLQKWQESTKNNLVAIDRSGFPLHYFININTLPDLPPPTVDKVALAVGQAVERYYMVNTRPGCVDVKSKNFNFQANIDDASCEGPATNLSFGGVYQECTRVSSDXQVHCDALAQKNPDTGDFSCRSPYSATLLRSEVRQQGYTSYDCHDQVYRCGIFGLSHCHRQLCQDNYHVRSARIVTYWCSVSGEAPDKLGYLFGGIYSPSLLNPLTNAKSCPTSFIPVKFLSDGQVICVGKDYEIGSRYSVPFGGLFSCQSNNPLANNQSRCPPKFSQHLAAVSDGCEILYCVQSGLFTGGQLLPIRLPPFTKPPLVSMHATNTVMVMTDGDMSWIRVGQTKAWKLAKPQEIKEMVQKLNPELSHMSGGEKAGVAFGVIGMMALVVIVAVVLVKRRRRRLSWFRTARSYEEILDEVERNEQDGA